Proteins encoded within one genomic window of Lysinibacillus sphaericus:
- the dpaL gene encoding diaminopropionate ammonia-lyase, with protein MSENLRWVYNRQYLLQENLQQCKDLLQNFTVEQVNCVERFHHTYENFEKTPIHDLDALAMHLGVSKIFVKDESYRFGLNAFKVLGGIYAIGKYVAKLLDQNIDELSFEQLKLPEVKEKLGDCTFISTTDGNHGRGVAWAARELGCKARIYMPAGSAEERLQNIKNEGAYAEITSMNYDETVRYTSQLAEDNGWIVIQDTMWEGYEEIPLWIMQGYTTLAKEIVDHLQEAPTHVFLQAGVGSFAGAIVAFLQQYYGQQLTFVLIEPDAANCFYESFNRGTGQFVTVGGEMQTIMAGLACGEPNPIAWDILKTYTKVSISCSERVAATGMRVLGNPLGADNRIVAGESGAAPFGCFYELMTNEDYYDLKVALQLNPKSKILFVSTEGDTDVENYRNIVWHGKYAK; from the coding sequence ATGAGCGAAAACTTAAGATGGGTGTATAATCGGCAATATCTTTTGCAAGAGAACTTACAACAATGTAAAGATTTACTGCAAAATTTTACAGTAGAACAGGTTAATTGTGTGGAAAGATTCCATCATACATATGAAAATTTTGAAAAAACACCTATACATGATTTAGATGCTTTAGCAATGCATCTTGGGGTCAGTAAGATTTTTGTTAAAGATGAATCCTATCGCTTTGGTTTAAATGCGTTTAAGGTGTTAGGTGGTATTTATGCGATTGGCAAATATGTTGCGAAATTGCTAGATCAAAATATTGATGAATTGTCTTTTGAACAATTAAAACTACCTGAAGTGAAAGAAAAATTAGGCGACTGTACCTTTATTTCAACGACAGATGGCAATCATGGGCGCGGGGTTGCTTGGGCAGCAAGGGAACTTGGCTGTAAGGCGCGAATTTATATGCCTGCTGGTAGTGCGGAAGAGCGCTTGCAAAATATTAAAAATGAGGGCGCATATGCAGAAATCACTTCAATGAATTATGATGAAACGGTAAGGTATACCTCACAGCTTGCAGAGGATAATGGCTGGATAGTGATACAGGATACAATGTGGGAAGGGTACGAAGAGATTCCATTATGGATTATGCAAGGCTATACAACATTGGCAAAAGAGATTGTTGACCATCTGCAAGAAGCACCGACCCATGTATTTTTACAGGCAGGTGTAGGTTCATTTGCAGGAGCTATAGTCGCTTTTTTACAACAATATTATGGACAACAACTAACATTTGTTTTAATCGAACCTGATGCAGCTAATTGCTTCTATGAGAGTTTTAACCGAGGTACTGGACAGTTTGTTACTGTCGGTGGAGAAATGCAAACCATTATGGCTGGCTTAGCATGTGGGGAGCCTAATCCTATCGCTTGGGATATTTTAAAAACATATACAAAGGTAAGTATTAGTTGTAGTGAGAGAGTAGCTGCAACGGGTATGCGTGTCTTGGGAAATCCACTTGGAGCGGATAATCGTATTGTTGCAGGAGAATCAGGAGCAGCGCCATTTGGATGTTTTTATGAATTAATGACAAATGAGGATTACTATGATTTAAAGGTCGCTTTACAGCTCAATCCAAAGTCAAAGATATTGTTTGTTAGTACAGAGGGAGACACAGACGTAGAAAACTACAGAAATATAGTGTGGCATGGGAAGTATGCTAAATAG
- a CDS encoding S8 family peptidase: MLLSIFLIGCSSKEASLDSIAFSSKECEQNWGICTVYDKGKNNRSGDNVVKIAILDSGINSNLDILEGKVKETYNAINKNSETLDELGHGTMIASIIAAEENSHNIIGVNPDAELYDVQVLNSKGSGQIENVIDGIHWSIDKKVDIINLSFGFKKDEPMLKEAIHLALSNDILVVASAGNTLGLYTHYPAMYEGVYSISAIDKDLNRYNLAAKGKIDYVAPGVDIPVYNQNGDTIIQSGTSLATAYATGIISILMSKEDSKKDLKLTSKPLGKKDDFGLGLLIIK; the protein is encoded by the coding sequence TTGTTATTATCAATATTTCTCATAGGGTGCAGTTCTAAAGAAGCTAGCTTAGATTCTATAGCATTTTCTTCTAAAGAATGTGAACAAAACTGGGGTATTTGTACAGTTTATGATAAAGGAAAAAATAATAGATCAGGAGATAATGTAGTTAAAATTGCAATATTAGATAGTGGCATAAATAGTAATCTAGATATTTTGGAAGGGAAAGTTAAAGAAACTTATAATGCAATAAATAAGAATTCGGAGACTTTAGATGAATTGGGACATGGTACTATGATTGCTTCTATTATTGCAGCTGAAGAAAACTCACATAACATTATTGGTGTTAATCCAGATGCTGAATTATATGACGTGCAAGTATTAAATAGTAAAGGGAGTGGCCAAATTGAGAATGTTATAGACGGAATACATTGGAGTATAGACAAGAAAGTGGATATCATAAATTTAAGTTTTGGTTTTAAAAAAGACGAACCAATGTTAAAGGAAGCAATTCATTTAGCATTATCAAATGATATCCTGGTTGTTGCATCAGCCGGTAATACACTTGGCTTGTATACACATTATCCTGCTATGTATGAAGGTGTTTATTCAATATCTGCAATTGATAAAGATTTAAATAGATATAATTTAGCAGCTAAAGGGAAGATTGATTATGTTGCTCCAGGTGTAGATATTCCTGTATATAATCAAAATGGAGATACTATAATTCAAAGTGGTACATCATTAGCTACTGCGTATGCAACAGGTATTATTTCCATATTAATGTCTAAAGAAGACTCCAAAAAAGACTTGAAATTGACTTCTAAACCACTTGGAAAAAAGGATGATTTTGGGTTAGGTTTATTAATAATTAAATAA
- a CDS encoding SAR2788 family putative toxin produces the protein MKRKIIYSIVVSLLFSYVAPNFLLVQADGVDSVTSYETDEQSIKITEKAEENVTIITTLLDTKDLFVESELSIDFETNEISMVNLFNDNSDEVIQKQYEINLLTIDSEDFRAIFIDKESGEETYINTEEVQASVAPLVVVLATVARYGFTRAVAKHGLARVTQAQLSNASRTKLATDKIAKELAEELGYVKISYRTKFDTAIFKKSAKDAVDGPDFITRDRTSHIGGVWKGANRNWENLNSDIKRSGTYDAVLKRIGD, from the coding sequence TTGAAAAGGAAGATTATTTATAGCATTGTTGTATCTTTATTATTTTCATATGTAGCCCCTAATTTTTTATTAGTGCAAGCGGATGGGGTTGATAGTGTAACCAGTTATGAGACAGACGAACAATCAATTAAAATAACTGAAAAAGCTGAAGAAAATGTAACAATAATAACTACTTTACTAGATACAAAAGATTTATTTGTAGAAAGTGAGTTGAGTATAGATTTTGAAACAAATGAAATTAGCATGGTTAATTTATTTAATGATAACTCAGATGAAGTTATACAAAAACAATATGAGATTAACCTATTAACAATAGATAGTGAAGATTTTAGAGCAATTTTTATTGATAAAGAATCAGGCGAAGAGACTTATATTAATACGGAAGAAGTTCAAGCGTCAGTTGCTCCATTAGTTGTTGTTCTAGCTACAGTAGCTAGATATGGCTTTACTCGTGCGGTTGCAAAACATGGATTAGCAAGAGTAACGCAAGCGCAATTGAGCAATGCATCAAGAACTAAATTAGCAACAGATAAAATTGCAAAAGAATTAGCTGAGGAACTGGGTTATGTAAAAATATCTTATCGTACAAAGTTTGATACAGCTATATTTAAAAAATCAGCAAAAGATGCTGTTGATGGACCAGATTTTATTACTAGAGATAGAACAAGTCATATTGGAGGAGTATGGAAGGGCGCTAACAGAAATTGGGAGAATTTAAACTCTGATATAAAGAGATCTGGAACATATGATGCTGTCTTAAAGAGAATAGGAGATTAA
- a CDS encoding DUF7683 domain-containing protein, translated as MNNHIKYQWRITKYNPDFRNNEGHYTKKLEWTSPAHIGKTINGETFTLEKYLKVETAYINTIMKFLEVNHIKSLTMINMTYIDVDSNCALYNQLYDEKLDNFQLKDDQEVSIDQIPLISKMVLRGFIYCHFITLDFFVHFGDDYYMFIGTNNYQEEPLQFARENNLFVEEMVSPFYINEENIERMIMWTPINEDTVVGEEILTDISIEEYREILHLSNIHPVIGLFPITASNQQFFQKKLRHKIDTNKYQYYLSAGD; from the coding sequence GTGAATAATCACATAAAATATCAATGGAGGATAACGAAATATAATCCTGACTTCAGAAATAATGAAGGGCATTACACGAAGAAATTGGAATGGACAAGCCCAGCTCACATTGGGAAGACAATTAATGGTGAAACTTTTACATTAGAAAAATATTTAAAGGTCGAAACTGCCTATATTAATACAATCATGAAGTTTTTAGAGGTCAATCATATAAAATCATTAACAATGATTAACATGACTTATATTGATGTAGATAGTAATTGTGCTCTGTATAATCAATTGTATGATGAAAAATTAGACAATTTTCAATTAAAAGATGATCAAGAAGTATCGATTGATCAAATCCCTCTTATTTCTAAAATGGTATTAAGAGGTTTCATATATTGTCATTTCATAACTTTAGATTTTTTTGTGCATTTTGGAGATGACTATTATATGTTTATTGGAACAAATAATTATCAAGAGGAACCATTACAATTTGCTCGGGAAAACAATTTATTTGTAGAAGAAATGGTTTCTCCATTTTATATCAATGAAGAGAACATCGAAAGAATGATAATGTGGACGCCAATTAATGAAGATACCGTAGTAGGTGAGGAAATACTAACTGACATTTCAATAGAGGAATATAGAGAAATATTGCATCTTTCAAATATTCATCCGGTTATCGGGTTATTTCCAATTACAGCGAGTAACCAACAATTTTTTCAAAAAAAATTAAGACATAAAATAGATACGAATAAGTATCAATATTATCTAAGTGCGGGGGATTAA
- a CDS encoding MerR family transcriptional regulator, with product MEYTILQLAKLSGVSTRTLRYYDEIDLLKPARTNEAGYRFYGQQEVDILQQILFYKALDMKLETIHNIIHAPDFQHKAALKTHRDALLQRKKQLDQLLKTVEQTIQSIEEEQPMTNEEKFEGFKELLIEENEKQYGKEIRANYGHEKVDASNAKFKNLSEEQYKAMQQLEQQLFERLKEAMAIGDVKHDVAMEVAELHKRWLSFSWPQYTKEAHAGLAQMYIADERFTAYYDQHVSEGATQFLHDVIREYTQN from the coding sequence ATGGAGTATACCATTTTACAGCTTGCTAAATTGTCAGGAGTAAGTACGAGAACGTTGCGGTATTATGATGAAATTGATTTACTAAAGCCGGCAAGAACAAATGAAGCAGGGTATCGCTTTTATGGGCAACAAGAAGTCGATATTCTTCAGCAAATTTTGTTTTATAAAGCGTTAGATATGAAGCTTGAAACCATTCACAACATTATTCATGCACCTGATTTTCAACATAAAGCGGCATTAAAAACACATCGTGATGCTTTATTACAACGAAAAAAACAGCTAGATCAATTATTAAAAACAGTGGAACAAACCATTCAATCGATTGAGGAGGAACAACCAATGACAAACGAAGAGAAATTTGAAGGCTTTAAAGAATTGCTGATTGAAGAAAATGAAAAACAATACGGTAAAGAAATTCGTGCAAACTACGGCCATGAAAAGGTCGATGCATCGAATGCGAAGTTTAAGAATTTATCAGAGGAACAATATAAGGCAATGCAGCAACTCGAACAGCAACTATTTGAACGATTAAAAGAGGCAATGGCTATAGGCGACGTGAAACATGATGTCGCCATGGAAGTGGCAGAACTGCATAAGCGTTGGCTGAGCTTTTCGTGGCCGCAATATACAAAGGAAGCACATGCTGGTTTAGCACAAATGTATATAGCAGATGAACGTTTTACGGCTTATTACGATCAACATGTGTCAGAAGGTGCTACTCAATTTCTCCATGATGTAATTAGAGAATACACACAAAACTAA
- a CDS encoding TraR/DksA C4-type zinc finger protein — protein sequence MIEKFKNQLQQELQELEKQLEESERPQATELSNYDNHPADNASDLTDQLTEMAIDEHRSDHAEEIEHALQAIEDGTYGKCAICGEEIPLGRLEAMPHALTCVEHAEQRDDLLRPVEEDVLSSLPKSDDFEELEEFGSSDTPSDKM from the coding sequence ATGATCGAAAAGTTTAAAAACCAATTACAGCAGGAATTACAAGAACTAGAGAAGCAGCTAGAAGAATCAGAGCGACCGCAGGCAACAGAGCTCTCAAATTATGATAACCATCCAGCCGATAATGCGAGTGATTTAACAGACCAACTTACGGAGATGGCCATTGATGAACATCGCAGTGACCATGCTGAAGAAATCGAGCATGCGCTGCAAGCAATAGAAGATGGCACATATGGTAAGTGCGCTATATGTGGCGAAGAAATTCCGTTAGGCCGTTTAGAGGCTATGCCACATGCATTGACATGTGTAGAGCATGCTGAACAAAGAGACGATTTACTGCGACCAGTAGAAGAAGATGTATTATCCTCTTTACCAAAATCTGATGATTTCGAAGAGCTTGAGGAATTTGGTTCTTCTGATACACCATCAGATAAAATGTAA
- a CDS encoding dipeptidase — protein MEIIDLHCDVLLKLTTLEEPKFSNDSRLHANKERLQLGQVKAQVFAIFIDPEIPQSMQFLEVMRQIEAFHTQVLQTEGMVHITEWSQLDTLAPHEIGAILSLEGCSAIGEDLTKLSAILDAGVMLVGLTWNEENAVAYGAEQDASLGLKPFGKEVVNMLNERNIIIDVAHLNEQGFWDVLPLAKHIIASHSNARAICDHPRNLTDQQAKALVEHGGHIHLVYYPHFIGDNATMDDLIEHIKHLASVVGMEHLGVGSDFDGIDMTIKGLAHAGEAQNLLEMLREHFSDEEVRGIAHNNFKQYLKKAATK, from the coding sequence ATGGAAATAATTGATTTACATTGTGATGTTTTATTAAAGTTAACGACATTAGAAGAACCCAAATTTAGTAATGATAGCCGATTACATGCTAATAAAGAAAGACTGCAACTAGGGCAAGTCAAAGCACAAGTATTTGCCATTTTCATTGACCCTGAAATACCTCAAAGTATGCAATTTTTAGAGGTTATGCGCCAAATTGAAGCCTTTCATACACAAGTATTACAAACAGAGGGCATGGTGCATATTACGGAATGGTCACAACTCGATACGTTAGCACCTCATGAAATTGGTGCTATTTTAAGTTTAGAAGGCTGTAGTGCAATTGGCGAGGATTTGACAAAGCTTTCCGCAATTTTGGATGCAGGTGTTATGTTAGTAGGTCTTACATGGAATGAAGAGAATGCTGTAGCCTATGGTGCTGAGCAAGATGCTAGCCTCGGTTTAAAGCCATTTGGTAAGGAAGTTGTTAATATGCTAAATGAGCGGAATATTATCATTGATGTTGCCCATTTAAATGAGCAAGGATTTTGGGATGTACTGCCGCTAGCAAAGCATATTATTGCTAGCCATAGCAATGCACGTGCAATTTGTGACCACCCGCGTAATTTAACAGATCAACAGGCTAAGGCGCTTGTTGAGCATGGGGGGCATATTCATCTAGTTTACTACCCGCATTTTATTGGCGACAATGCAACAATGGATGATTTAATTGAGCATATAAAGCATCTGGCAAGTGTCGTTGGCATGGAGCATCTTGGGGTAGGTTCTGATTTTGACGGAATAGATATGACAATCAAAGGTCTTGCACATGCAGGTGAGGCGCAAAATTTATTAGAGATGTTACGTGAGCATTTTTCAGATGAAGAAGTTCGTGGAATTGCGCATAATAATTTCAAACAATATTTAAAAAAAGCAGCAACTAAATAA
- a CDS encoding 1,4-dihydroxy-2-naphthoate polyprenyltransferase gives MTKVIEADRGFKVWWHLTRPHTLTASFVPVFLGTAIALAIEKETIHFGLFFAMLIASMLIQAATNMFNEYYDYKLGLDNEHSVGIGGTIVRHGVQPKTIMLIALSFYALAMLLGIYICASTSWWLAVVGLVCMLIGFLYTGGPYPIAYSPFGELVSGAVMGMGIVLIAFYIQTLTVTLDAVLLSVPSMILVGAIMLSNNIRDIVGDTEGGRKTLAILVGRDRAISVLSGFFIVSYLWVIALVAIDGITFWALIIFLSVPKPLRAVQIFRDKKEAKEVMPAMKFTAQTNTFFGFLLAIGLLVNHFFY, from the coding sequence ATGACCAAAGTCATTGAAGCTGATAGGGGTTTTAAAGTTTGGTGGCATTTAACACGTCCACATACTTTAACCGCTTCATTTGTTCCAGTATTTTTAGGAACAGCGATTGCGCTAGCAATTGAAAAAGAAACCATTCATTTTGGACTATTTTTTGCAATGTTAATTGCAAGTATGCTGATTCAAGCAGCAACAAATATGTTCAACGAATATTATGATTACAAGTTAGGATTAGATAATGAACATTCTGTCGGCATTGGTGGCACGATTGTGCGCCACGGTGTTCAACCGAAAACGATTATGCTGATTGCCCTAAGCTTTTATGCACTAGCCATGCTACTTGGCATTTATATTTGTGCCTCCACTTCTTGGTGGCTTGCTGTAGTTGGACTAGTATGTATGCTTATAGGTTTTCTATATACAGGAGGGCCGTACCCTATCGCATATTCACCTTTTGGAGAGCTTGTTTCAGGCGCAGTCATGGGGATGGGTATTGTCTTAATTGCCTTTTACATTCAAACACTTACAGTTACATTAGATGCGGTATTACTTTCTGTTCCGAGTATGATTTTAGTTGGCGCCATTATGCTTTCTAATAATATTCGTGACATCGTTGGCGATACAGAAGGTGGACGTAAAACACTGGCCATTTTAGTAGGACGCGACCGTGCTATTTCTGTATTATCTGGCTTTTTCATCGTTTCGTACCTTTGGGTTATCGCATTAGTAGCCATTGATGGGATTACTTTTTGGGCGCTTATCATTTTCCTAAGTGTACCGAAGCCACTCCGAGCAGTCCAAATTTTCCGCGATAAAAAAGAAGCCAAAGAAGTAATGCCCGCGATGAAATTTACAGCGCAAACAAATACATTCTTCGGTTTCCTATTAGCAATTGGTTTATTAGTAAATCATTTCTTTTATTAA